One segment of Amycolatopsis alba DSM 44262 DNA contains the following:
- a CDS encoding ATP-grasp domain-containing protein, producing MTRPEAATKDPDKGYVALLGWSLNAVEALDRFDRRYVVVAPDWAEKYCAEHAIPYLPWNFERLNDRSLEIAETLQREGVDVAIPLFEETVEWAGAINAVLLDNPRLFGQAMLLRDKSLMKRRAQLGGIRVGIFEEAHDRDDVIRFLKRVNQTLLKLDGDPNDPIHLKAFDKAGCLGHRVIRTPDDVDAIPEEEFPVLMESHLDGWEFAVEAWIHQGKIKFLNISEYVTLGYSVFVPATPELERYRPQITAQIEKLIKTFDIEFGFVHPEYFVTNDGEMYFGEVAYRPPGFKVFELLERAYGFNAYQGLALAFDPKTTEEEIDAFFPKEVDDATGVAGCFGVYPRRRVVSELRIPSETEDHDYYESHDLSAPLEETVTKRTAFGTHWGLLYFFGDDSYRMRDLLKQQEEFDFYV from the coding sequence ATGACGCGACCCGAAGCAGCCACGAAAGACCCGGACAAAGGGTACGTAGCTCTTTTGGGATGGAGCCTGAACGCTGTCGAGGCACTCGACCGGTTCGATCGGCGCTACGTCGTCGTCGCGCCGGACTGGGCCGAGAAGTACTGCGCGGAACACGCTATCCCTTATCTACCATGGAATTTCGAGCGGCTCAACGACCGCTCGCTGGAGATCGCCGAGACGCTGCAACGCGAAGGCGTCGACGTCGCGATCCCGCTGTTCGAGGAGACCGTGGAGTGGGCAGGGGCGATCAACGCCGTCCTGCTGGACAATCCGCGCCTGTTCGGTCAGGCCATGCTGCTGCGGGACAAATCGCTGATGAAGCGCCGGGCGCAACTCGGCGGGATCCGGGTCGGGATCTTCGAAGAGGCGCACGACCGGGACGACGTGATCCGTTTTCTCAAGCGCGTCAATCAAACGCTGCTCAAACTGGACGGTGATCCGAACGATCCGATCCACCTCAAGGCCTTCGACAAGGCGGGCTGCCTCGGGCACCGCGTCATCCGCACGCCGGACGACGTCGACGCGATCCCGGAGGAGGAGTTCCCGGTACTGATGGAGTCGCATCTCGACGGCTGGGAGTTCGCCGTCGAGGCGTGGATCCACCAGGGAAAGATCAAGTTCCTGAACATCTCCGAGTACGTCACGCTGGGCTACTCGGTGTTCGTGCCTGCCACCCCGGAGCTGGAGCGGTACCGGCCGCAGATCACCGCGCAGATCGAAAAGCTGATCAAGACCTTCGACATCGAGTTCGGTTTCGTGCACCCTGAGTACTTCGTCACCAACGACGGCGAGATGTATTTCGGTGAGGTGGCCTACCGGCCGCCGGGTTTCAAGGTGTTCGAGCTGCTCGAACGGGCCTACGGGTTCAACGCCTACCAGGGACTGGCGCTGGCCTTCGATCCGAAGACGACCGAGGAGGAGATCGACGCGTTCTTCCCGAAGGAGGTCGACGACGCCACCGGGGTCGCGGGCTGCTTCGGGGTGTACCCGCGCCGCCGGGTGGTCAGCGAGCTGCGGATTCCGTCGGAAACCGAGGATCACGACTACTACGAGTCACATGATCTTTCGGCGCCGCTGGAGGAGACCGTCACCAAACGGACCGCGTTCGGTACCCACTGGGGGCTGCTGTACTTCTTCGGTGATGATTCCTACCGGATGCGCGACCTGCTGAAGCAACAGGAAGAGTTCGACTTCTACGTCTGA
- a CDS encoding SAM-dependent methyltransferase: MDEAARLSAAVDKVSVGRVYDYLLGGTHNYAVDQAFAEKQLAVLPEIRDFARANRAFLGRAVRFMVGQGIRQFVDIGSGLPTQGNVHEVADEVAPGECRVVYIDNEPIARAHAQILLEQTADPNRHAALDADFFDQGQLWERVLDTGLIDRTQPVGLLLVALLHFMSDEQNPHATLGFHRTMLPPGSFLAVSHIHVAPEDVETQNAGKRVAEEYGRRTNHTAIMRSREQIAGFFGDLELVEPGLVWLPQWQPGAGDFTDEAARSRGLAGVARTR; the protein is encoded by the coding sequence ATGGACGAGGCCGCACGGTTGAGTGCGGCGGTGGACAAGGTCTCCGTGGGACGGGTGTACGACTACCTGCTCGGCGGGACGCACAACTACGCCGTCGATCAGGCTTTCGCCGAGAAACAGCTCGCCGTGCTGCCGGAGATCCGCGATTTCGCCAGGGCGAACCGGGCGTTCCTCGGCCGCGCGGTCCGGTTCATGGTCGGACAGGGGATCCGGCAGTTCGTGGACATCGGCTCCGGTCTGCCGACGCAGGGCAACGTGCACGAAGTGGCCGACGAGGTGGCCCCCGGTGAATGCCGGGTGGTCTACATCGACAACGAGCCGATCGCCCGCGCGCACGCGCAGATCCTGCTCGAACAGACCGCGGACCCGAACCGGCACGCCGCGCTGGACGCGGACTTCTTCGATCAAGGCCAATTGTGGGAACGCGTGCTGGACACCGGCCTGATCGACCGGACCCAGCCTGTCGGGCTGCTGCTGGTGGCCCTCCTGCATTTCATGTCCGACGAGCAGAACCCGCACGCCACGCTCGGTTTCCATCGCACGATGCTGCCGCCGGGCAGTTTCCTCGCGGTGTCGCACATTCACGTCGCGCCCGAGGACGTCGAGACCCAGAACGCGGGCAAGCGGGTGGCGGAGGAGTACGGCCGCCGGACCAACCACACCGCGATCATGCGGTCACGTGAGCAGATCGCCGGGTTCTTCGGTGATCTGGAGCTGGTCGAGCCCGGTCTGGTGTGGCTGCCCCAATGGCAGCCCGGCGCCGGGGACTTCACGGACGAGGCCGCCCGTTCGCGCGGGCTGGCCGGGGTGGCCCGCACCCGCTGA
- a CDS encoding cation:proton antiporter, with amino-acid sequence MDLTLVVVLGVISIVFVAAFSERLNLAAPLSLVLVGIGLSFLPGVPHPEVEPELILAGVLPPLLYSAAVNMPMVDFRRNIRPITGLAVLLVVGSTLGAGWLFHWLVPDIGWPAAFALGAVISPTDAVAATSVGRRLGLPPRLLTVLEGEGLVNDASALVLLRSAVAAVAGSVSVWGIVGEFAFAVVVAVAIGILVGYVNVRVRALLGNAVLNTAISFVVPFIAFLPAEESGASGVLAVVVAGLVTGHLAPRHLRATDRLAETVNWRTVAFLLESGMFLLMGLSVKTLVDEVHKDGSSAWHALYIGLAASVLVILARIVFVGPLVAGLYREQRKAARFKPRLESTQAVLRGDKDIPAVTERLDKASPRRVAHFRKRLDRAAADVEFRLTETLGWRGGVVLGWAGMRGAITLAAAQTLPQDTPDRALLVLIAYVVATVTLLVQGLTLPAVIRAARVPEEDPGKLRREYVRLMGELNDAARSLLDDPALEDPGNGPFSDRVLDRVRSDVRVPAEASANRPAPDHAESVFQYLRLRLRVLTEQSGRLQRARSSGQYSSEALGRAQTSLDVETARLEQLADR; translated from the coding sequence GTGGACCTGACCCTCGTCGTCGTGCTCGGCGTCATCAGCATCGTGTTCGTGGCCGCGTTCTCCGAGCGGCTCAACCTGGCCGCGCCGCTGAGTCTCGTGCTGGTCGGCATCGGCCTGAGTTTTCTGCCGGGCGTCCCGCATCCGGAGGTCGAACCGGAGCTGATCCTCGCCGGGGTGCTGCCGCCGCTGCTGTATTCCGCGGCGGTGAACATGCCGATGGTCGACTTCCGGCGGAACATCCGCCCGATCACCGGGCTCGCGGTCCTGCTCGTGGTGGGGTCGACCCTGGGCGCCGGCTGGCTGTTCCACTGGCTGGTGCCGGATATCGGCTGGCCCGCCGCGTTCGCGCTCGGCGCGGTCATCAGTCCCACCGACGCCGTCGCGGCGACGTCCGTCGGACGGCGGCTCGGCCTGCCGCCCCGGCTGCTGACCGTCCTCGAAGGCGAAGGGCTCGTCAACGACGCTTCCGCGCTCGTGCTGCTGCGGTCCGCTGTCGCCGCCGTCGCCGGGTCCGTGTCCGTCTGGGGCATCGTGGGGGAGTTCGCCTTCGCGGTCGTGGTGGCGGTGGCGATCGGGATCCTGGTCGGCTACGTCAACGTCCGGGTGCGCGCGCTGCTGGGCAACGCGGTGCTCAACACCGCCATCTCCTTCGTGGTCCCGTTCATCGCCTTCCTGCCTGCCGAAGAGTCCGGCGCCTCGGGTGTCCTCGCCGTCGTCGTCGCGGGCCTGGTGACCGGTCACCTCGCACCGCGGCACCTGCGCGCGACGGATCGTCTCGCCGAGACCGTCAACTGGCGCACCGTGGCCTTCCTGTTGGAGAGCGGGATGTTCCTGCTCATGGGGCTGAGCGTCAAAACCCTCGTCGACGAGGTGCACAAGGACGGTTCGAGCGCTTGGCACGCGCTCTACATCGGCCTGGCGGCTTCGGTACTCGTCATTCTGGCGCGCATCGTCTTCGTCGGACCGCTCGTCGCCGGCCTGTACCGCGAACAACGGAAAGCCGCGCGATTCAAGCCACGCCTGGAATCGACGCAGGCGGTCCTGCGGGGCGACAAGGACATCCCCGCCGTCACCGAACGTCTGGACAAGGCGTCGCCGCGGCGGGTGGCGCATTTCCGGAAACGGCTCGATCGCGCCGCCGCCGACGTCGAGTTCCGGCTCACCGAGACCCTGGGCTGGCGCGGCGGGGTGGTGCTCGGCTGGGCGGGGATGCGCGGGGCGATCACCCTGGCGGCGGCGCAGACCCTCCCGCAGGACACCCCGGACCGCGCACTGCTGGTCCTGATCGCCTACGTGGTGGCGACCGTGACACTGCTGGTCCAGGGATTGACGCTCCCGGCGGTCATCCGCGCGGCACGCGTGCCCGAGGAAGACCCCGGCAAGCTGCGCCGGGAGTACGTCCGTCTCATGGGGGAGTTGAACGACGCGGCCAGATCGCTGTTGGACGATCCTGCCCTGGAGGACCCTGGAAACGGGCCGTTCAGCGACCGGGTACTGGACCGGGTGCGCTCCGACGTCCGTGTCCCGGCCGAAGCATCGGCGAACCGCCCGGCACCCGATCATGCCGAAAGCGTGTTCCAGTACCTGCGGCTGAGGCTGCGTGTCCTCACCGAGCAGTCCGGGCGCCTCCAGCGGGCCCGGTCGAGCGGCCAGTACAGCTCGGAGGCCTTGGGCCGCGCGCAGACTTCCTTGGACGTGGAGACGGCCCGCCTCGAGCAACTGGCGGACCGGTAA
- a CDS encoding WD40 repeat domain-containing serine/threonine protein kinase yields the protein MSDIGEQLMQPSNVPRTEAAPGLTLADGRYRLVRQLGRGGYGRVWLAEDSALGVEVAVKEVAVPPGSSAGVTAEMIERATSEARNAARLRDHPNIVTVHDVLVERGVPWTVMQYVPGRSLADEIDLGGPVPVPAAQRIAVAMLSALSACHEAGVIHRDVKPHNIMLAADGTPMLTDFGIAKAAGQATMTAEGMVAGSVAYIAPERAKGERATSASDLFSLGVTLYHAVEGASPFDRGSGMATLAALLLEDLPESVRAGALAPVIRGLTDKDPAERLTAEQATALLDGRQTVPQESATRRETAVIDPRLPMRRHTVVALSALAAAFAALLVCGIIGLAGGDSLVVATQLAIALRAGVIVDAVLVGVLCAKGVRHFRAGSGRAAGIAAFLLGAGVTITTLLAALVAFADFERIPGMPVHVELEFSDALAVVLGVFLLAALLLARWTWAAGRSRHRPGYGRPSRRAVLTVDSLALIGALLAWGLWPAPMAPAPPTVAQVGELPGPATAYSVQKVKFSPDGRTLATVYGDQTVQVWEVAGRRQIGRLLGPFGTYSWDVDTAFSADGRILTTTEVDNGTCVVQSWEAATGRAAGQLRVDPAKEGTVEKVSLSADGRAMAVTPAEDSADLGVRLWDVPGDREIGGIGATSDEHSVKLSPDGRVAVTIRIDPATGTHLTLWDVDGHRQIGDPITLSAGDELQEYEFSPDGRLLMTATSPPDDFMPTTVRLWDVSSHNQARRPITVPYAVASIALSPDGRTLAAVGGALGLWNIDTGQQIGAATGGTGAALTFSPDGRTLAVRGKGSTLRLLNVPAS from the coding sequence TTGTCCGACATCGGAGAACAGTTGATGCAGCCGTCGAATGTCCCGCGGACCGAGGCCGCCCCCGGACTGACGCTCGCCGACGGTCGTTACCGGCTGGTCAGGCAGCTGGGACGCGGCGGCTACGGCCGGGTGTGGCTGGCGGAGGACAGCGCGCTGGGCGTGGAAGTCGCGGTCAAAGAGGTGGCGGTTCCGCCGGGAAGCAGCGCCGGGGTGACCGCCGAGATGATCGAGCGCGCCACTTCGGAGGCTCGTAACGCCGCTCGGCTGCGGGACCATCCGAACATCGTCACCGTGCACGACGTGCTCGTCGAGCGCGGAGTGCCCTGGACGGTCATGCAGTACGTTCCCGGCCGGTCTCTCGCCGACGAGATCGACCTCGGCGGGCCGGTGCCCGTGCCGGCGGCACAGCGCATCGCGGTGGCGATGCTGTCGGCGCTCTCGGCCTGTCACGAGGCGGGCGTCATCCACCGTGACGTCAAGCCGCACAACATCATGCTCGCCGCGGACGGCACACCGATGCTCACCGACTTCGGTATCGCGAAGGCCGCCGGACAGGCGACCATGACCGCGGAGGGCATGGTCGCCGGCTCGGTCGCCTACATCGCGCCGGAACGGGCCAAGGGGGAGCGGGCGACATCCGCCTCCGATCTGTTTTCGCTGGGCGTGACCCTGTACCACGCCGTGGAAGGAGCTTCGCCGTTCGACCGGGGTTCGGGGATGGCCACCCTGGCGGCACTTCTGCTGGAGGACCTGCCGGAGTCGGTCAGGGCGGGCGCTCTGGCGCCGGTCATCCGGGGCCTGACGGACAAAGACCCGGCCGAGCGCCTGACCGCCGAGCAGGCCACGGCGCTGCTGGACGGGCGGCAGACCGTGCCACAGGAGTCCGCGACCCGCCGTGAGACAGCGGTCATCGACCCGCGCCTGCCGATGAGACGGCACACCGTGGTGGCGTTGTCAGCGCTCGCCGCCGCGTTCGCCGCGCTTCTGGTCTGCGGGATCATCGGCCTCGCCGGTGGTGACTCCCTCGTGGTCGCCACCCAGCTCGCCATCGCCCTCAGGGCCGGGGTCATCGTCGACGCCGTGCTCGTCGGTGTGTTGTGCGCCAAGGGGGTTCGACATTTCCGGGCGGGCTCGGGGCGGGCCGCCGGTATCGCCGCGTTCCTGCTCGGTGCCGGTGTCACCATCACGACCCTGCTGGCCGCGCTGGTCGCTTTCGCGGATTTCGAACGCATACCGGGCATGCCCGTGCACGTCGAGCTCGAGTTCTCCGACGCCTTGGCCGTGGTGCTCGGCGTCTTCCTGCTCGCCGCACTGCTGCTGGCGCGCTGGACGTGGGCGGCAGGCAGGTCGCGGCATCGTCCCGGATACGGGAGGCCGTCTCGCCGCGCGGTTCTCACCGTCGATTCCCTGGCGCTGATCGGGGCTCTGCTGGCGTGGGGACTGTGGCCTGCGCCGATGGCACCGGCGCCGCCGACGGTCGCCCAAGTCGGTGAGCTGCCCGGTCCCGCGACCGCGTACAGCGTGCAGAAGGTCAAATTCAGCCCGGACGGCCGCACCTTGGCCACCGTTTACGGCGACCAGACGGTTCAGGTGTGGGAGGTGGCGGGACGTCGGCAGATCGGCCGGCTCCTCGGGCCGTTCGGTACCTACAGCTGGGACGTCGACACGGCGTTCAGCGCGGACGGCCGCATCCTGACCACGACGGAGGTCGACAACGGGACCTGCGTCGTGCAGTCGTGGGAAGCGGCCACCGGCCGCGCGGCCGGTCAGCTTCGCGTCGACCCGGCCAAGGAGGGCACCGTCGAGAAGGTGTCACTGAGCGCGGACGGCCGCGCCATGGCCGTCACACCCGCCGAGGATTCCGCGGACCTCGGCGTGCGTCTCTGGGATGTGCCCGGTGACAGGGAGATCGGCGGAATCGGCGCCACGTCGGACGAACACAGCGTCAAGCTCAGCCCGGACGGCCGGGTCGCCGTCACCATCCGGATCGATCCCGCCACGGGCACCCACCTGACCTTGTGGGACGTCGACGGCCATCGGCAGATCGGCGACCCGATCACCTTGTCCGCCGGTGACGAGCTCCAGGAATACGAGTTCAGCCCGGACGGGCGGCTGCTCATGACCGCGACCTCGCCGCCCGACGATTTCATGCCGACGACGGTCCGGCTGTGGGACGTCTCCAGCCACAACCAGGCGCGTCGACCCATCACCGTCCCCTACGCGGTCGCCTCGATCGCGCTCAGCCCGGACGGCCGCACCCTGGCCGCCGTCGGAGGTGCGCTGGGGCTGTGGAACATCGACACCGGGCAGCAGATCGGCGCCGCCACGGGCGGCACGGGCGCGGCCCTCACGTTCAGCCCCGACGGCCGCACTCTCGCCGTCAGAGGGAAAGGCAGCACGCTGCGGTTGTTGAACGTTCCCGCGAGCTGA
- a CDS encoding S8 family peptidase, protein MTIRFVDSNAEEQADSNEARSGYDPAILQELLTRHGARTTAGPVLDTAERRPTAYRRNALLIDADTWNVQAKQDAIRTTLKDAGMVAEDAATEIEGAPIRVTVNPDESGKPVDASKALEQLDKAAQDDASELTPETAAEVHPEPLITTMAGALTLVPWAISVDPVGQFGPQPGAYGKVAVKVLAGLPPRPGPRGGRRPVIAVVDTGLVPHPDLDVFEVNGAPFEDQFITVAPDIQNAIFSSHRKAPTACTMRFKDHEERPSNLLNGTVDEAFGHGTFIAGIIRQAAPAARVLAIKAVNSDRVGYAGDALIALHGILNRVKAAQERPQDEVKRLGMVDIVSFSAGYYADTDRWPGTKQLVKVIDELTARGVLVLAAAGNDATDQRFYPAALSTRPVDEGSGPQVIGVGALNPDGTKSLFSNEAAWVNCWADGVAVISTYPPQVNGPFNPPGVAKLERWGYDPDNFASGYAMWSGTSFATPLVASALAEELMNVAEEDADLALTDLDRESTVKRAREALERARARYR, encoded by the coding sequence ATGACGATTCGATTCGTTGACTCGAATGCGGAAGAACAGGCTGATTCGAACGAGGCCAGATCGGGCTACGATCCGGCGATTCTTCAGGAACTGCTGACACGACACGGTGCCCGGACCACCGCCGGACCGGTACTCGACACGGCGGAGAGGCGGCCAACGGCATACCGCCGGAACGCGCTGCTGATAGACGCGGACACGTGGAACGTGCAGGCGAAACAGGACGCCATCCGAACCACGCTGAAAGACGCGGGAATGGTGGCCGAAGACGCGGCGACCGAGATCGAGGGCGCGCCGATCCGGGTCACGGTGAACCCCGACGAATCCGGAAAACCCGTCGACGCCTCGAAAGCACTGGAGCAGCTGGACAAGGCCGCTCAAGACGACGCGTCCGAGCTCACCCCGGAAACCGCGGCGGAGGTCCACCCCGAGCCCCTGATCACCACCATGGCCGGTGCGCTGACGCTCGTGCCCTGGGCGATCAGTGTCGACCCGGTCGGGCAGTTCGGCCCCCAGCCCGGCGCCTACGGCAAAGTCGCGGTCAAGGTCCTGGCCGGACTGCCTCCGCGCCCCGGCCCTCGCGGCGGGCGGAGACCCGTGATCGCCGTGGTGGACACGGGCCTCGTACCGCATCCCGACTTGGACGTCTTCGAAGTGAACGGGGCCCCTTTCGAAGATCAGTTCATCACGGTCGCACCGGATATCCAGAACGCGATCTTCAGCAGCCACAGAAAGGCGCCGACCGCTTGCACGATGCGGTTCAAAGATCATGAAGAGAGGCCGTCGAACCTGCTGAACGGCACGGTCGACGAAGCGTTCGGGCATGGCACGTTCATCGCCGGGATCATCCGGCAGGCGGCACCGGCGGCACGGGTCCTCGCGATCAAGGCGGTGAACAGCGACAGGGTCGGTTACGCGGGAGACGCGCTGATCGCGCTGCACGGCATCCTGAACAGGGTCAAGGCAGCGCAGGAAAGGCCCCAGGACGAGGTGAAAAGGCTGGGGATGGTGGACATCGTCTCGTTCTCGGCAGGCTACTACGCCGACACCGATCGATGGCCCGGTACCAAGCAGCTGGTCAAGGTCATCGACGAGCTGACCGCGCGCGGCGTGCTCGTGCTGGCCGCGGCGGGCAACGACGCGACAGACCAGCGCTTCTACCCTGCCGCGCTGTCGACCAGACCCGTTGACGAGGGCTCGGGACCGCAGGTGATCGGGGTGGGCGCGCTGAACCCGGACGGGACCAAATCCCTGTTCTCGAACGAGGCCGCCTGGGTGAACTGCTGGGCGGACGGTGTCGCCGTGATCAGCACCTACCCGCCGCAGGTGAACGGGCCGTTCAACCCGCCGGGTGTGGCGAAGCTGGAGAGATGGGGCTACGACCCGGACAACTTCGCGAGCGGGTACGCGATGTGGAGCGGCACCTCGTTCGCCACCCCACTGGTCGCTTCCGCACTCGCCGAAGAACTCATGAACGTCGCCGAGGAAGACGCAGACCTCGCGCTGACGGACCTTGACAGGGAAAGCACGGTGAAGCGCGCACGCGAAGCGCTCGAGAGGGCGCGCGCGAGGTATCGATGA
- a CDS encoding RNA polymerase sigma factor — translation MSIADTGRPSSGTLDHEHLAAVFLAARDGDRSAFDELIGILTPVLWQVARAQGLDRDSSADVVQTVWLTLLGSLAEVCSPGALTAWLVTVTKREAWRVRTEHRAHRRLDESELRQEPDPGPGPEQRALTEESQVLLWAAVSRLSEKCQSLLRIVAFVHRPHYDQVSAALGMKRGSIGPTRSRCLTELRRLLTTDQGGVP, via the coding sequence ATGAGCATCGCCGACACTGGACGGCCATCCTCGGGAACGCTGGATCACGAGCATCTCGCCGCGGTCTTCCTCGCCGCACGCGATGGTGACCGGTCCGCGTTCGACGAACTGATCGGCATCCTGACCCCCGTGCTGTGGCAGGTGGCCCGTGCTCAGGGGCTCGACCGGGACAGCAGCGCCGATGTCGTTCAGACCGTTTGGCTCACGTTGCTCGGTTCACTCGCGGAGGTCTGCTCGCCGGGCGCCTTGACCGCTTGGCTGGTCACGGTGACGAAGCGAGAGGCGTGGCGGGTGCGCACCGAGCACCGCGCCCACCGGCGGCTCGACGAGTCGGAGCTGCGCCAGGAGCCCGATCCGGGGCCAGGACCGGAGCAGCGCGCGCTGACCGAGGAAAGCCAGGTCCTGCTCTGGGCCGCGGTGAGCCGGTTATCGGAGAAATGCCAGTCACTGCTGCGCATCGTGGCGTTCGTGCACCGTCCGCATTACGACCAGGTCAGTGCCGCGCTCGGGATGAAACGGGGCAGTATCGGGCCGACCAGGAGCCGGTGCCTCACCGAGCTGCGGCGTCTGCTGACCACCGACCAGGGTGGGGTGCCGTGA
- a CDS encoding CHAT domain-containing protein gives MAAPHLTDRVQTLHVAGVEATNNGDPLAGRRMLLTALRLLGWPQAAVGEPAQVVRVLNSLAGVEVVLGNTEHGFELLDAADAMVEQDGRGLLLQQRGLLLVLVGRLPEALYCLDDAIPLLSAAGEEVVLARALLNRALLHQVAGRVRPAMADLDRCTEIARHHESERGLVAKALHGRGQCKVLTGDIPGALRDFDAAGRAYERVSDGMLAPLAVDKARALLAVGLPSDAAVELDSALTRFAASRMDQEHAEAELTRACAALAAGEHEEARKWAMRAKRHFHRRRNETWAAIATLTVLRADLETGRGLAAVAATGAALDKRLRVLGLYNDADVALLLSASAHISLHDHGTATSQLTRGERPGAPLMTRLLRRLVQAELGAAQGNRRKAFAQAQAGLALLRGHRGQFGSLDLRTGMTSLGGELAGIGLAAAMETGNARVILRWVDRSRAQAFRVRPAHARADDGTLDAVAELRHLTHQARIAELAGRGDPVTLRRCAELEREIKAKDWQTDGTGEFHHEATYDEVLSELSDADSVMVSFLVDRGEIRGLVTGGGSHSLLRLGDLATVSEALARLRGDLNASCGRVLPSALDQVIRASIQRQLAVLEQQLVRPLLPMLGDLDVVLVPTGILTSVPWGLFPLLRGRPVTVTPSPSAWLAARQAWSREPARDGRALVVAGPALDHAKEEAERLASIYPDGIVLHGRDATVEATLKAIDQSTIAHFAAHGHHEQENVLFSRLDLADGPLIAYDVHRLESVPEHVVLSACDVGQAVVRAGDEILGFTAALLYSGCKTVVSSVARVDDHAAVEVMDAYHRSLARGVVAPRALADALAGEPLMPFVCFGSS, from the coding sequence TTGGCTGCACCGCATCTGACGGACCGGGTACAGACCCTGCATGTCGCCGGGGTCGAAGCGACGAACAACGGGGATCCGCTGGCGGGCAGGCGCATGCTGCTCACCGCCTTGCGGCTGCTGGGCTGGCCTCAGGCGGCCGTTGGCGAACCGGCGCAGGTCGTGCGGGTGCTGAACAGTCTCGCCGGGGTCGAGGTCGTGCTCGGCAACACCGAGCACGGCTTCGAACTCCTCGACGCGGCCGACGCGATGGTCGAACAAGACGGTCGAGGACTGCTTCTGCAGCAACGCGGTCTCCTGCTGGTGCTGGTCGGCCGCCTGCCCGAAGCGCTGTATTGCCTCGACGACGCCATCCCCCTGCTTTCCGCGGCTGGCGAGGAAGTCGTGCTGGCGAGGGCGTTGCTGAATCGCGCGCTCCTGCATCAGGTCGCCGGGCGGGTCCGTCCGGCGATGGCGGATCTCGACCGGTGCACGGAAATCGCCCGGCACCACGAGTCCGAACGTGGCCTCGTCGCGAAAGCCCTGCACGGTCGCGGTCAGTGCAAGGTGCTCACCGGAGACATCCCCGGAGCGTTGCGTGACTTCGACGCGGCAGGGCGTGCCTACGAGCGTGTATCCGACGGCATGCTGGCCCCGCTCGCGGTGGACAAGGCACGGGCGCTGCTGGCTGTCGGCCTGCCGAGCGACGCCGCCGTCGAACTCGACTCCGCGTTGACCCGGTTCGCCGCGTCGCGAATGGACCAGGAACACGCCGAAGCCGAACTCACCCGCGCGTGCGCGGCGCTGGCGGCCGGTGAGCACGAGGAGGCCCGCAAATGGGCGATGCGGGCCAAGCGCCACTTTCACCGGCGCAGGAACGAGACCTGGGCCGCGATCGCCACTTTGACGGTGCTGCGCGCCGATCTCGAAACCGGCAGGGGCCTGGCGGCCGTCGCCGCGACAGGGGCCGCGCTCGACAAACGACTGCGCGTGCTCGGGCTGTACAACGACGCCGACGTCGCCTTGCTGCTGTCGGCGTCGGCGCACATCTCCCTGCACGACCACGGCACGGCCACGAGCCAGCTGACGCGGGGCGAGCGGCCCGGCGCACCGCTGATGACCCGGTTGCTGCGACGCCTGGTGCAGGCCGAACTCGGTGCCGCGCAAGGCAACCGGCGCAAGGCGTTCGCACAGGCCCAAGCCGGTTTGGCGCTCCTTCGTGGCCACCGCGGTCAATTCGGCAGCCTCGACCTGCGAACCGGTATGACCTCGCTCGGCGGGGAACTCGCAGGCATCGGCCTCGCCGCGGCGATGGAGACCGGGAACGCGCGGGTCATTCTGCGCTGGGTGGACCGATCGCGCGCGCAAGCCTTCCGGGTCCGACCCGCGCACGCGCGAGCCGACGACGGGACGCTGGACGCCGTCGCCGAACTCCGCCACCTCACGCACCAGGCCCGGATCGCGGAGCTGGCGGGCCGCGGCGACCCGGTGACCCTGCGTCGGTGTGCCGAACTGGAACGAGAAATCAAGGCCAAGGACTGGCAGACCGACGGCACCGGCGAGTTCCACCACGAGGCCACTTACGACGAGGTGCTGTCCGAGCTGTCCGACGCGGACAGTGTCATGGTCAGCTTTCTCGTGGACCGCGGCGAAATCCGGGGACTGGTCACCGGCGGCGGCTCGCACTCGTTGCTGCGCCTGGGTGACCTCGCGACGGTCTCCGAAGCACTCGCCCGCTTGCGCGGCGACCTGAACGCCTCGTGCGGGCGTGTCCTGCCGTCCGCGCTCGATCAGGTGATCCGCGCTTCGATCCAGCGGCAGCTGGCCGTGCTGGAGCAGCAGCTGGTGCGTCCCTTGCTGCCGATGCTCGGCGATCTCGACGTGGTCCTGGTACCCACCGGGATCCTGACCTCGGTCCCGTGGGGACTGTTCCCCCTGCTGCGCGGCCGTCCGGTGACGGTGACTCCGTCCCCCTCGGCCTGGCTCGCGGCCAGGCAAGCCTGGAGTCGTGAACCGGCACGCGACGGACGCGCGCTCGTGGTCGCCGGGCCCGCGCTCGACCACGCGAAGGAAGAAGCCGAACGGCTCGCGTCGATCTATCCGGACGGAATCGTTCTGCACGGCCGGGACGCCACCGTGGAAGCGACACTGAAAGCGATCGATCAATCGACCATCGCGCATTTCGCGGCGCACGGTCATCACGAGCAGGAGAACGTGCTCTTCTCCCGGCTCGACCTGGCGGACGGTCCGTTGATCGCCTACGACGTCCATCGGCTCGAATCAGTTCCGGAGCACGTCGTCCTGTCCGCTTGCGATGTCGGGCAAGCCGTCGTCCGGGCGGGCGACGAGATACTCGGGTTCACCGCCGCACTTCTTTACAGCGGCTGTAAAACGGTGGTGTCCAGTGTCGCCAGGGTCGACGACCACGCGGCCGTCGAGGTCATGGACGCCTACCATCGATCGCTGGCTCGCGGGGTCGTGGCGCCACGTGCCCTGGCGGACGCCCTTGCCGGCGAGCCGTTGATGCCTTTCGTCTGTTTCGGCAGTTCCTGA